A single genomic interval of Koleobacter methoxysyntrophicus harbors:
- the flhA gene encoding flagellar biosynthesis protein FlhA, with protein MKFGDILVVIAVIAIVIMMIIPLPTFILDLLLTFNITLALVILLVSMYTLEPLQFSIFPSLLLLTTLFRLALNVSSTRLILINGFAGNVIRAFGEFVIGSNALVGFIIFLILIVIQFIVITKGAERVAEVAARFTLDGMPGKQMSIDADLNAGLITDAEVRKRRLDIQREADFYGAMDGASKFVKGDAIAAIIITIINIIGGLITGMIFKNMDFSTAVSHYTLLTVGDGLVSQIPALLISTATGIIVTRAASDSNLGEDLLKQILSHPKVLLIASAALAFLGIMPGLPTIPFFVLSAIMGFSGYSMYHTGKKEISKVEEEEIEKETDYLKKPENVVSLLQVDPIELEFGYGIIPLADVNQGGDLLDRVIMIRRQCAVEMGIIVPVIRIRDNIQLRPNEYVIKIKGVEVSRGELKPDHYLAMNPGTVEEEIEGVQTVEPAFGLPAVWISKEKKDKAEMLGYTVVDSPSVIATHLTEVIKRYAHELLGRQEVKMLADSVKESHPALIEELVPKVLSLGEIQKVLANLLKEGISIRDLVTIFETLADYGNITKDPDMLTEYVRQALSRVITKKYVYDNRLKVITLDPKLEELIRDSIQQTDHGNYLSINPEITQKIFTSLSNEIKKFSSINQEPVILTSPVVRLFFRRLIEHTFPSLAVLSFNEIEPRVEVQSIGMVSIK; from the coding sequence GTGAAATTTGGAGATATTTTAGTTGTGATTGCAGTAATTGCCATCGTTATAATGATGATTATTCCATTACCTACTTTTATCCTTGATTTGTTACTGACCTTTAACATAACACTGGCATTAGTTATTTTGCTAGTTTCCATGTATACTTTGGAACCTTTACAATTTTCTATATTTCCTTCTTTATTATTGCTTACTACATTATTCCGTCTGGCTTTAAATGTTTCATCAACAAGATTGATTTTAATCAATGGCTTTGCGGGCAATGTCATTAGAGCCTTTGGAGAATTTGTAATAGGCAGTAATGCCCTTGTAGGATTTATAATATTCCTTATCCTTATAGTTATTCAATTCATAGTTATAACAAAAGGTGCTGAACGGGTTGCCGAAGTTGCAGCGCGATTTACACTTGATGGTATGCCGGGCAAACAAATGAGCATTGATGCGGATTTAAATGCAGGGTTGATTACGGATGCCGAAGTCAGAAAAAGGAGATTAGATATTCAGAGGGAAGCGGATTTTTACGGTGCAATGGACGGAGCAAGCAAATTCGTAAAAGGTGATGCCATTGCTGCTATAATTATTACGATTATAAACATAATTGGCGGCTTGATAACAGGGATGATATTTAAAAATATGGATTTTTCTACTGCCGTATCCCATTATACACTGTTAACGGTAGGAGATGGACTGGTTAGTCAGATTCCTGCCCTACTTATATCGACTGCAACAGGTATAATTGTTACTCGAGCTGCTTCAGATTCTAATCTTGGGGAAGACCTTTTAAAACAGATCCTATCTCATCCGAAGGTGCTATTAATAGCCTCAGCTGCATTAGCTTTTTTAGGTATTATGCCGGGGCTGCCGACAATTCCTTTCTTTGTGTTATCAGCCATAATGGGTTTTAGCGGATATTCGATGTATCATACGGGTAAAAAGGAGATTTCAAAGGTTGAGGAAGAGGAAATTGAAAAGGAAACAGATTATTTAAAGAAACCAGAGAATGTTGTTTCATTATTACAGGTGGACCCAATTGAACTAGAGTTTGGATATGGAATAATACCTTTGGCTGATGTTAATCAAGGAGGAGACCTGCTGGACAGGGTCATCATGATAAGGAGACAATGTGCTGTTGAAATGGGTATAATCGTTCCTGTAATTCGCATTAGAGATAATATTCAATTAAGGCCCAATGAATACGTTATAAAGATAAAAGGGGTAGAGGTATCGAGAGGAGAGTTAAAACCGGACCACTATCTGGCAATGAATCCTGGAACGGTTGAAGAGGAAATAGAAGGGGTGCAGACAGTAGAACCTGCTTTTGGCTTACCCGCTGTGTGGATATCTAAGGAAAAAAAGGATAAAGCTGAGATGTTGGGTTATACAGTTGTTGATTCTCCATCTGTAATTGCAACCCATTTAACTGAAGTTATAAAAAGATATGCCCATGAATTACTGGGTAGACAGGAAGTAAAGATGCTTGCTGACAGTGTTAAAGAAAGCCACCCCGCTTTAATTGAAGAATTAGTTCCTAAGGTGCTTTCGCTGGGAGAGATACAAAAGGTTTTAGCAAATCTCCTTAAGGAAGGAATATCTATACGGGATTTAGTTACCATTTTTGAAACCCTGGCTGATTATGGTAATATAACAAAAGACCCGGATATGCTTACAGAGTATGTAAGGCAGGCTTTGAGCAGGGTTATTACGAAAAAATATGTATATGATAATCGGCTTAAAGTAATTACACTGGACCCTAAATTAGAAGAATTGATCCGAGATTCCATTCAACAGACAGACCACGGCAATTATCTTTCTATTAACCCTGAAATAACCCAAAAAATATTTACAAGCCTGTCAAATGAAATTAAAAAATTCAGTTCAATAAACCAAGAACCTGTAATACTAACTTCTCCTGTTGTCAGATTATTTTTCAGAAGGCTTATTGAACATACATTTCCAAGCCTTGCAGTTCTGTCATTTAATGAAATAGAACCGAGAGTGGAAGTCCAGTCTATTGGGATGGTGAGCATTAAATGA
- the flhF gene encoding flagellar biosynthesis protein FlhF yields MKIKRYIAADMQQAMIKIKQDMGNNAIILNTKRIKKGGLLGLFAKSMIEVTAASDFQNDLFRKKENEHLSLKDAGFKTTYQPNKDGDYDKSSPLGYRIKESQTFTGYNYKKSDEIEELRQELNELKEMLRYLTKTGGMPYDEQIARNIGALDEVYQTLIQNEVEPDIAKRLIEKTADSLSGKDLKDKVKIKNEIKGEISNKIKDTFLKVKKNNRQIMAFIGPTGVGKTTSIAKLAANFALYENRRVGLITADTYRIAAVEQLKTYAEIMEVPLEVIYTPDEMKRALDLYESFDTILIDTAGTSSRNKMQINELKNLLEAIPLTDTFLVLSATTRNKDLIEVIDNYSIIKTNRILFTKLDETSTYGCLLNVINYTNNALSYITIGQSVPEDIEEADPDRIASLVLGEYAYGRSSK; encoded by the coding sequence ATGAAGATAAAAAGGTATATAGCTGCTGATATGCAGCAGGCGATGATAAAAATCAAACAAGATATGGGGAATAATGCTATTATATTAAATACAAAACGCATTAAAAAAGGCGGGCTTTTAGGTTTATTCGCAAAGAGTATGATAGAAGTTACAGCAGCTAGTGATTTTCAGAATGACCTTTTCAGGAAAAAGGAAAATGAACACCTATCTTTAAAAGATGCAGGGTTTAAAACTACCTATCAACCTAATAAAGATGGTGATTACGATAAATCTAGTCCATTAGGCTATAGAATAAAGGAAAGTCAAACTTTTACAGGCTATAATTATAAAAAAAGTGATGAGATTGAAGAATTAAGGCAAGAATTAAATGAATTAAAGGAAATGTTAAGGTATTTAACCAAAACCGGTGGAATGCCTTATGATGAGCAGATCGCCCGTAACATCGGCGCTTTGGATGAAGTTTATCAAACCCTCATTCAAAATGAAGTGGAACCGGATATTGCAAAACGGCTTATAGAAAAGACTGCTGACAGCCTTAGCGGCAAAGACCTCAAAGATAAGGTAAAAATAAAAAATGAGATAAAAGGAGAGATTTCCAATAAAATAAAAGATACCTTTCTAAAGGTGAAAAAAAATAACAGGCAGATAATGGCTTTTATCGGCCCTACAGGAGTTGGTAAAACAACAAGTATTGCTAAACTCGCCGCAAATTTTGCATTATATGAAAATAGAAGAGTTGGATTGATTACGGCAGATACTTATAGAATAGCTGCAGTTGAGCAGTTAAAAACTTATGCGGAAATAATGGAAGTCCCTCTGGAGGTAATTTATACTCCTGACGAAATGAAAAGGGCCTTGGACTTATACGAAAGTTTCGACACCATATTGATTGATACAGCAGGTACGAGTTCAAGGAATAAGATGCAGATAAATGAGCTTAAAAATTTACTTGAAGCTATTCCGTTAACTGATACATTCTTAGTATTGAGTGCAACTACTAGGAATAAAGACCTTATAGAGGTCATAGACAACTACAGCATAATTAAAACTAACAGGATACTATTTACGAAGTTAGATGAAACCTCCACATATGGGTGTCTTTTAAATGTTATTAACTACACGAATAATGCATTATCATATATAACAATAGGCCAGAGCGTGCCTGAAGATATTGAAGAAGCTGACCCAGATAGAATTGCAAGTCTTGTTTTGGGGGAGTATGCTTATGGTAGATCAAGCAAATAG
- a CDS encoding AAA family ATPase, with protein MVDQANSLREIVKREKEIKENQKLKIIIEDEKERKELASRIRAVYDDTIIISMPAMDNYLIPLENLSSIKVIINGNDGDISFFAKILERKFAPVPILVITHPNHFRGINVSKNRSSRVVAITSGKGGVGKTNISVNLAIALSQMGKRIVVFDADLGLANIDVALGLKPKYSVADLIKNNKKMRDIIYDGPMGIKLIAAGSGADELLNMKDWELNRFIMGLSELEDMADIILIDTGAGISNKVTNFLFASDEIIIVTTPEPTSITDSYALIKVIVRNEKNKDIKLLINRAENEKEAQKTADKLRLVCDRFLNIKLNVIGYILEDKNISKAIKEQKALVVNYPNSEASQGIRKIAQYLVESRNQKEDNNYSNLNGFIRRLRSLFS; from the coding sequence ATGGTAGATCAAGCAAATAGTTTGCGCGAAATAGTAAAGAGAGAAAAAGAAATAAAGGAAAATCAAAAATTAAAAATTATCATAGAAGATGAAAAAGAAAGAAAAGAATTAGCCAGCAGAATAAGAGCGGTCTATGATGATACAATAATCATCAGTATGCCGGCGATGGACAATTATTTAATCCCATTAGAAAACTTATCATCAATAAAGGTTATAATCAATGGAAATGATGGAGATATATCATTTTTTGCAAAAATATTAGAAAGAAAATTTGCCCCTGTACCCATTCTTGTTATAACTCATCCTAATCATTTTAGGGGGATAAATGTTTCTAAAAATAGGTCATCCAGGGTAGTTGCTATTACTAGTGGAAAAGGAGGAGTAGGTAAAACAAATATTTCAGTAAATTTAGCTATAGCCCTTTCTCAGATGGGTAAACGTATAGTTGTATTTGATGCTGATTTAGGTCTGGCTAACATAGATGTAGCTTTAGGGCTTAAACCGAAGTATAGTGTAGCTGATTTAATAAAAAACAATAAAAAAATGAGAGATATAATCTATGATGGCCCAATGGGCATTAAATTAATAGCAGCAGGTTCTGGAGCAGACGAACTTTTAAATATGAAGGACTGGGAGCTAAATAGATTTATAATGGGTTTAAGCGAATTAGAAGATATGGCTGATATTATTTTAATTGATACAGGTGCAGGAATATCCAATAAGGTAACTAATTTTCTATTTGCTTCAGATGAAATTATAATTGTTACTACACCTGAACCAACATCAATTACTGATTCGTATGCTTTGATTAAAGTAATAGTGAGGAATGAAAAAAACAAGGATATAAAACTTTTAATAAACAGGGCTGAAAACGAGAAAGAAGCCCAAAAAACAGCTGATAAGTTGAGGTTAGTTTGTGATAGGTTTTTAAATATAAAACTTAATGTAATAGGCTATATTCTTGAAGACAAGAATATATCAAAGGCTATTAAAGAACAAAAGGCCTTGGTAGTAAATTATCCGAACAGTGAAGCATCTCAAGGTATTAGGAAAATAGCTCAGTATTTGGTGGAAAGCAGGAATCAAAAGGAAGATAATAATTACTCGAACTTAAATGGTTTTATAAGAAGATTAAGGTCGTTATTTAGTTGA
- a CDS encoding flagellar brake protein: protein MDIKKVLKIGTKLEIRIEDQNEDEEVYITQLEDFKEDYLLISIPIKKGNLMFIKNGEKIKISFLHKNNYYYFCGEVLYKILVNIPLMVVRKTGDLKKIQRRDFYRFKTLIEVCIKYNEETIDGIGKDISGSGMLLALRQNIKKGVLLDLELNLKEFGVIRLKGQVIRVTVKKDDVYPYEVGIKFIEIPEDLRELIIKYIFCEQRKIRQKGMV from the coding sequence ATGGACATAAAAAAGGTTTTAAAAATTGGCACTAAACTTGAAATACGTATTGAAGACCAAAATGAAGATGAAGAAGTGTATATAACTCAACTAGAGGATTTTAAAGAGGACTATTTGTTAATAAGCATACCTATCAAAAAGGGAAACTTAATGTTTATTAAGAATGGAGAGAAAATAAAGATTTCTTTTTTACATAAAAATAATTATTACTATTTTTGTGGAGAGGTTTTATATAAGATATTAGTTAATATTCCTTTAATGGTTGTAAGAAAAACCGGGGATCTAAAGAAAATACAGAGGAGGGATTTCTATCGCTTCAAAACTCTGATTGAAGTGTGCATTAAATACAATGAAGAAACAATCGATGGAATAGGAAAAGATATTAGTGGAAGCGGAATGCTACTTGCATTAAGGCAGAACATTAAAAAGGGAGTTCTTTTAGATTTAGAATTAAATCTGAAGGAATTTGGTGTTATACGTCTAAAGGGGCAGGTAATTAGGGTAACAGTGAAGAAAGATGATGTTTATCCCTATGAAGTTGGAATCAAATTTATCGAAATACCGGAGGATTTAAGAGAACTGATAATAAAATATATCTTTTGTGAACAGAGAAAGATTAGACAAAAGGGAATGGTTTAA
- a CDS encoding protein-glutamate methylesterase/protein-glutamine glutaminase: MPKKDIKVLIVDDSAFMRKILRDILDAQQGIIVVGTARNGIEAIDKIQELQPDIVTLDVEMPKMNGLEVLKIIMKQRPVPVIMLSSLTQQGAEITLKALELGAVDFIPKPAKIINIDIDDLKRVLIEKIITLVNSKVIKEREYHHISKSPRISLPNRDFSGIHYIIGVGTSTGGPSALKELLISFPENIPAAILIVQHMPPGFTKSLAQRLNTLCHIRVKEGEKGERLKPGWAYIAPGNYHMIVHENEGDLVLDLNTDDPVSGHRPSVDVLMKSISRLSFENKMGIIMTGMGRDGSQGIRDLKRSGGFTIAQDEESCVVFGMPKAAIDIGAVDKVLPLQEIGQEVLNYIFK; encoded by the coding sequence ATGCCAAAAAAAGATATTAAAGTATTAATTGTAGATGATTCGGCCTTTATGAGAAAAATACTCAGAGATATATTGGATGCACAGCAGGGAATAATTGTGGTTGGTACAGCAAGGAATGGGATCGAAGCCATAGATAAAATCCAGGAGTTACAGCCTGATATAGTGACTCTGGATGTAGAAATGCCGAAAATGAACGGTCTTGAGGTTTTAAAAATAATAATGAAACAAAGACCTGTCCCGGTTATAATGCTCAGCAGCTTGACCCAACAGGGGGCAGAAATTACATTAAAGGCATTAGAACTCGGAGCAGTAGATTTTATACCAAAACCGGCCAAAATTATAAATATTGATATTGATGACCTAAAAAGGGTTTTAATAGAGAAGATTATTACTCTTGTAAATAGCAAGGTTATAAAAGAAAGAGAATATCATCATATATCAAAAAGCCCAAGGATAAGTCTCCCTAATAGGGACTTTTCGGGCATCCATTACATAATAGGGGTTGGTACCTCTACGGGAGGGCCTTCAGCTTTAAAGGAATTATTAATATCCTTCCCTGAGAATATTCCTGCAGCTATTTTGATTGTTCAGCATATGCCTCCAGGGTTTACAAAGTCCCTTGCCCAAAGATTAAATACCTTATGCCATATAAGGGTTAAAGAAGGAGAAAAGGGAGAAAGGCTAAAACCTGGGTGGGCATATATAGCTCCTGGGAATTATCATATGATTGTACATGAGAATGAGGGAGATTTAGTTTTAGATTTGAATACGGATGACCCGGTTTCAGGCCATAGACCTTCTGTTGATGTATTAATGAAATCAATTAGCAGATTAAGTTTTGAAAATAAAATGGGAATCATTATGACGGGAATGGGCAGAGATGGGAGTCAGGGAATAAGGGATTTAAAAAGAAGCGGGGGTTTTACAATAGCCCAAGATGAAGAATCATGTGTAGTATTCGGAATGCCAAAAGCAGCAATAGATATAGGTGCTGTGGATAAAGTTTTACCTCTTCAAGAAATTGGACAAGAAGTATTAAACTATATATTTAAATAA
- a CDS encoding chemotaxis protein CheA: MDMKQYIEVFVEEAQEHLNNLNQYLLKLEVSPENPEYIDEIFRSSHTLKGMAGTMGYEKISEITHEMENVLQGIRNGEIKINSKTVDVLFECFDILENLVGSILQNGAEGNIDTSKVINRLKSVFEINESDEKDYNKDHNKGHDVDENKKTSRLNFNEFEENLIKAAYEKKFNIFEIQISLNDDCLLKSARAFVIFKNLERIGEIIKTIPPVEDIEDEKFQKEFTLYLITSSAKEQIEKMLGSISEIQKIWVTPVDYTKKETIPVKEKNDLEGGEYNTVIVESEQDPSKSISQKLKTGKTVRVDIEKLDNLMNLVSELIIIKTRLEGIGENREIGIQELHEAVEYLERITTNLHDAVMKVRMVPIEQVFNRFPRMVRDLSKELNKEINLHIEGEETELDRTVIDEIGDPLIHLVRNAIDHGIETPEERKRQGKQANGNIILKAYHDGNNVVIEIDDDGKGIDLEKVLAKAIEKRFITVKESKELSEQDILQFLFKPGFSTSERITDISGRGVGLDVVKTKIESLGGTIDIETIQGKGSKFIVRLPLTLAIIQALLVGVGTEKYAVPLNSIKETVTINSKNINRIKNQEITLFRGEVLPIIRLNELLDISGNIFENSASNDFYNEDLTVVIVKKGEKLLGLAVDELIGQQEIVIKSLGKFLNNIKLIAGATILGDGQVALILDVNTLT; this comes from the coding sequence ATGGATATGAAGCAGTATATTGAAGTCTTTGTTGAAGAAGCCCAGGAGCATCTCAATAACCTGAATCAATATTTGTTGAAATTAGAAGTTTCACCAGAGAATCCTGAGTATATTGATGAAATTTTTCGTTCTTCCCATACTTTAAAAGGAATGGCAGGGACAATGGGTTATGAAAAAATATCAGAAATAACCCACGAAATGGAGAATGTCCTTCAGGGGATTAGAAATGGTGAAATAAAAATCAATAGTAAAACGGTTGATGTTTTGTTTGAATGTTTTGATATCCTAGAAAATTTAGTTGGATCTATTTTGCAAAATGGAGCTGAAGGAAATATCGATACATCAAAAGTTATCAATAGATTGAAAAGCGTTTTTGAGATAAATGAGAGCGATGAAAAGGATTATAATAAAGATCATAATAAAGGCCATGATGTAGACGAAAATAAAAAGACAAGCAGATTAAACTTTAACGAATTTGAAGAAAATTTAATTAAAGCGGCTTATGAAAAGAAATTTAATATATTTGAAATACAGATTTCCTTAAACGACGATTGCTTATTAAAATCCGCAAGGGCATTTGTTATTTTCAAAAATCTAGAAAGAATTGGGGAAATAATAAAAACCATACCACCAGTCGAAGATATTGAAGATGAGAAATTCCAAAAGGAGTTTACTTTATATTTAATAACAAGTTCTGCAAAAGAACAGATAGAAAAGATGCTGGGTTCAATTTCGGAGATTCAAAAAATTTGGGTAACCCCTGTGGATTATACAAAGAAAGAGACGATTCCTGTAAAAGAAAAAAACGATTTGGAGGGTGGGGAATATAATACTGTAATTGTCGAATCTGAACAGGATCCTTCAAAGTCAATTTCACAGAAGCTAAAAACAGGGAAAACCGTACGGGTAGATATTGAAAAACTTGATAATCTTATGAATTTGGTAAGTGAACTGATAATTATAAAAACGAGGCTTGAAGGAATTGGAGAAAATAGGGAAATTGGTATACAGGAATTACATGAAGCTGTAGAATATCTAGAAAGAATTACTACAAATCTCCATGATGCCGTAATGAAAGTCAGAATGGTCCCAATAGAACAGGTATTTAATAGATTTCCCAGAATGGTTAGAGACTTGTCGAAGGAATTAAATAAAGAAATCAATTTACATATTGAAGGTGAAGAAACAGAACTTGATCGTACTGTTATTGACGAAATCGGTGACCCTTTAATACATTTGGTGAGAAATGCTATTGATCATGGGATTGAAACCCCTGAGGAAAGAAAAAGACAAGGAAAACAGGCAAATGGAAATATAATACTGAAAGCATATCATGACGGTAATAATGTAGTTATCGAAATAGATGATGATGGGAAAGGAATTGATTTAGAAAAGGTATTAGCTAAAGCTATAGAAAAAAGATTTATAACCGTAAAGGAAAGCAAGGAGCTAAGCGAACAGGACATATTACAGTTTTTGTTTAAACCGGGTTTTAGCACCTCTGAAAGGATTACAGACATATCAGGGAGAGGTGTGGGATTAGATGTGGTGAAAACTAAAATAGAATCCCTAGGCGGAACAATCGATATTGAAACTATCCAAGGAAAAGGCTCCAAGTTTATAGTCAGACTTCCATTGACTCTTGCAATAATTCAGGCATTATTGGTGGGGGTTGGCACTGAAAAATATGCAGTACCGTTAAACTCAATAAAAGAAACGGTAACAATTAATTCAAAAAATATAAACAGGATTAAAAATCAAGAAATAACCCTTTTTAGAGGGGAGGTATTGCCAATAATCAGACTCAATGAATTACTTGATATAAGCGGGAACATCTTTGAAAATTCTGCCAGTAATGATTTTTATAATGAGGATCTTACTGTTGTTATTGTTAAAAAAGGAGAAAAGCTTTTAGGATTGGCAGTAGATGAATTGATAGGTCAACAGGAGATTGTTATAAAATCTTTAGGGAAATTCCTAAACAATATAAAACTAATTGCAGGAGCAACAATTCTTGGGGATGGTCAGGTTGCATTGATTTTAGATGTAAATACATTGACATAA
- a CDS encoding chemotaxis protein CheW has protein sequence MGNDLRQFVVFKLGDEEYGVDILQVKTIERIMNITRVPKAPKFVEGVINLRGEVVPVIDLRKRFDLPAKERTDSTRIIIVNVDSVTVGMIVDSASEVIHLSKEQIEAAPAIVGGIDSDYISGVGKIDERLLILLNLNKVLKSEELIQLENL, from the coding sequence ATGGGAAATGATTTAAGACAGTTTGTAGTTTTTAAATTGGGGGATGAAGAATATGGGGTTGATATCCTGCAGGTAAAAACAATAGAACGGATAATGAATATCACGAGGGTCCCCAAAGCCCCTAAATTTGTTGAAGGTGTAATAAATTTGAGGGGGGAAGTTGTTCCGGTCATAGATTTAAGAAAAAGGTTTGACTTACCTGCAAAGGAAAGGACAGATAGCACACGAATAATTATAGTTAATGTAGATTCAGTTACTGTGGGAATGATAGTCGATTCTGCATCAGAGGTTATTCACCTGTCAAAAGAGCAAATAGAAGCAGCTCCGGCAATTGTAGGGGGAATAGATTCTGATTATATAAGCGGTGTCGGAAAGATAGATGAGAGGTTATTAATTCTTTTAAATTTGAATAAAGTTCTGAAGTCTGAAGAACTCATACAGCTTGAAAATTTATAG